Proteins from a genomic interval of Sphingobacterium lactis:
- a CDS encoding FecR family protein, translated as MDDKQQFLHYINYLHGRMASEDRQQLEAWYADLEDVEPMEVPTLSAADKRRLLDRLLVQIDGAQRSHRKHKVLRLIQVGAAAIVLLALGYGWLQYHFRETEPGHQPDKLLFFSSAIGERKNLHLADGSVLTLFPNSRVAIMAKGNQRDLRKVFLLHGEVLFDIARDTTRRFIVQTDHLVTTVLGTQFRILSDPNLPTTHITVYSGKVQVATPDSSKILNAGQEITFDKERALFGSTRQTAALPDLRVHGQVILQQADFQELSVYLKNYLGIHIHTASARIRQQRYSLPIHRHSAPADLLQTIADLHKNRYRSVGDSIIFY; from the coding sequence ATGGATGACAAACAGCAATTCCTTCACTACATCAACTATCTGCACGGGCGGATGGCGTCGGAAGACCGCCAGCAACTGGAGGCATGGTATGCTGATCTGGAGGACGTTGAACCAATGGAAGTTCCGACTTTGTCGGCGGCAGATAAGCGCCGCCTGTTGGATCGCTTGCTGGTCCAAATTGATGGCGCGCAACGTTCGCACCGGAAGCATAAGGTCTTGCGCTTGATTCAGGTCGGAGCCGCGGCCATTGTCCTCTTGGCTTTGGGCTATGGATGGCTGCAATATCATTTTAGGGAAACCGAACCCGGACATCAGCCGGATAAGCTGCTGTTCTTTAGCTCGGCCATAGGCGAGCGCAAGAACCTCCATTTGGCCGATGGCAGCGTACTTACCCTGTTCCCGAACAGTCGGGTCGCCATCATGGCCAAAGGTAATCAGCGGGACCTCCGAAAGGTATTCCTGTTGCATGGCGAGGTCCTGTTCGATATCGCTCGCGATACCACACGCCGCTTTATCGTCCAGACCGATCACCTGGTCACGACGGTCCTCGGCACCCAATTCCGTATCCTCAGCGATCCGAATCTCCCCACGACGCACATCACGGTGTATTCCGGAAAGGTGCAGGTAGCCACACCTGACTCCAGCAAAATCCTGAACGCAGGGCAAGAGATCACATTTGACAAGGAACGGGCATTATTTGGATCAACCCGACAGACCGCAGCCTTACCAGACCTGCGCGTCCATGGTCAGGTCATCCTGCAGCAGGCGGATTTTCAGGAACTGTCGGTTTACCTGAAAAATTACCTCGGCATCCACATCCATACCGCCTCCGCACGTATTCGGCAACAGCGTTACAGCCTGCCCATACACCGGCACAGCGCACCTGCGGATCTGCTGCAGACCATTGCAGACCTCCACAAGAACAGGTATCGGTCCGTTGGGGACAGTATTATATTTTATTGA
- a CDS encoding TonB-dependent receptor yields the protein MTTILLHYIHRATFLLCWIFLLLQQPQSGYAAPSQWLEKKLSINQTFRSVGDLMQHLQGQHIPLVFDDETLGLSRVKYQQHGIRDKSLRQVLKESLKGTPVIFRERNGYILLEKRQTQEAGRLTGRVFDSRGKALPQASIRILRTAHSIQTGIDGRYAINLPAGTYAVQVSYLSHQTQVINDVQIRAGQHQRLDIAMRETSSRIEEITVQTTYRKASVAGLYAAQKNAATVTDGISAEQIERTPDISVGQVLSRVAGVSTLNNRSVIVRGQSDRYNQAQLDGVTLPSTSQNRRDFAFDIIPVEMVSSVVINKTASPDISSEFSGGQVSINTLDIPEKNFTSIMIGTGGNSQTIGKDFYRLGARNGLEYFGAFSKDAEFPDGIKPWAWYTEIADGYHIPLGEKTDPRFLDWKLTPNLPYYFRDLDALEQSRKFNNASMNLHKFKGRPGQNFRFAIGRVYEFPNKLKFGFSSSANFRNEQNVIRFNNVRGGPNNNSTNPVHWMDSTGFAQNGPGVSHRFNSSSGLVANLGVQHEKFKIALKNMYARTYSDQYNEAHRLDYNSNIRLYDKELYQLPEALSLRQHQITGQYQLPWKVKFDGMFTVSSVQQKILDERKLNYGLTTIIEGERYFHTPRILSTAQFSNLTGQIDSRMWSYLDQTDYNWATSLSRTFFADKNYSTMVKLGYQGWLKTQDLAVHRIIPMTRAFDENQPSTRPPSIRGNYARIFDEQIGTRNNEVIYYPSRLGGNIYDGSMKSHSAYLMFDQQLFRKLRLVYGVRMEYFNLSNRQEELFIRTFGEENLTNSKFNYQLTVGEKDTRFLPSVNLTYSLTDKLNFRTSYAKTAIRPDFRETSYFGFYDYILDGVISGEKVVTTLIDNVDARLEWYPSPGEAITLTAYFKHLDKPIELTMRDQRTDQYVFANMQSARVRGLEMEVRKNFGFLGGSPWLENLFVQANGTLIKSSVDVLSAWLWRNVDSGEVVRRQERMPTQDRPLVGQSPWLLNLGLGYWGDTYGATLSYSHRGPRTAIISQSINRVEFELAPRMVDFQLYGKFLKKKVEARLNMANLLNEWTQFYRNDFYYSDAEVEKQLEIGSPNPRRGDLTFNKEDGDTMLYRRQDGQRFHISLIYNF from the coding sequence ATGACTACAATTTTACTACATTACATCCATCGCGCCACCTTTCTCTTGTGCTGGATTTTCCTTTTGTTGCAGCAGCCCCAGTCGGGATATGCTGCGCCAAGCCAGTGGCTGGAGAAAAAGCTGTCCATCAACCAGACCTTCCGATCGGTAGGCGACCTGATGCAGCACCTCCAGGGACAGCATATCCCGTTGGTATTTGATGACGAAACCTTGGGGCTTTCGCGCGTCAAATACCAGCAGCACGGCATCCGCGATAAATCCCTGCGCCAGGTTTTGAAGGAGAGTCTGAAAGGAACACCTGTCATCTTCCGCGAACGCAATGGCTACATCCTGTTGGAGAAACGGCAAACCCAGGAGGCCGGCCGCCTGACGGGGCGCGTATTCGACAGCAGGGGCAAGGCCCTCCCGCAGGCCAGCATCCGCATCCTCCGCACTGCACATAGCATCCAAACCGGCATTGACGGCCGCTATGCCATCAACCTGCCTGCCGGAACATACGCCGTACAGGTCAGTTATCTTTCCCACCAAACCCAAGTGATCAATGATGTTCAGATCCGTGCCGGTCAACATCAGCGACTCGATATCGCCATGCGCGAAACCAGCTCTAGAATCGAGGAGATCACCGTACAGACCACCTATAGGAAGGCATCCGTTGCCGGATTATACGCAGCACAGAAGAATGCCGCCACGGTCACCGACGGTATTTCTGCCGAGCAGATCGAACGCACCCCCGATATCTCTGTGGGTCAGGTACTCAGTCGGGTCGCCGGTGTTTCCACCCTCAACAACCGGTCGGTAATTGTACGGGGCCAGTCCGACCGCTACAACCAAGCCCAGCTGGATGGGGTCACCCTCCCAAGTACCTCCCAGAACAGGCGCGATTTCGCATTTGATATCATCCCCGTAGAGATGGTCAGCTCCGTTGTCATCAATAAAACAGCCTCCCCGGATATATCTTCCGAATTTTCCGGGGGTCAGGTTTCCATCAATACGCTGGATATCCCCGAGAAGAACTTCACCAGCATCATGATCGGGACCGGAGGGAACAGCCAGACCATAGGCAAGGACTTTTACCGCCTCGGCGCCAGGAATGGGCTGGAGTACTTTGGTGCCTTTAGCAAGGATGCCGAATTTCCGGATGGCATAAAACCTTGGGCCTGGTACACCGAAATTGCTGATGGGTACCACATCCCATTGGGCGAGAAAACCGACCCCCGATTCTTGGATTGGAAATTGACGCCGAACTTACCTTACTATTTCCGCGATTTGGATGCTTTGGAGCAGTCCCGAAAATTCAACAATGCCTCCATGAACCTCCACAAATTCAAGGGTCGACCGGGACAAAACTTCCGCTTTGCCATCGGTAGGGTCTATGAATTCCCGAACAAACTGAAGTTCGGATTCAGCAGTAGCGCCAATTTCCGGAATGAACAAAATGTTATCCGCTTCAATAATGTCCGCGGTGGACCTAATAACAATTCCACCAATCCGGTACATTGGATGGACAGCACCGGATTTGCCCAGAACGGTCCGGGTGTTTCCCATCGGTTCAACAGTTCCAGTGGACTTGTCGCCAATTTGGGGGTACAGCATGAGAAATTCAAGATTGCCCTGAAGAACATGTATGCCCGCACCTACAGTGATCAATACAACGAAGCGCATCGATTGGATTACAACTCCAATATTAGGTTATACGATAAGGAGCTCTACCAATTGCCGGAAGCACTTTCCCTGCGTCAGCATCAGATCACTGGCCAATATCAACTGCCTTGGAAGGTAAAATTTGACGGGATGTTCACCGTCAGCAGTGTGCAACAGAAAATTCTCGATGAAAGGAAGCTGAATTACGGCTTAACTACAATTATCGAGGGGGAGCGGTATTTCCATACCCCTCGGATATTGAGCACAGCGCAATTCTCCAATTTGACCGGTCAGATTGATTCTCGGATGTGGAGTTACCTGGATCAAACGGATTACAACTGGGCAACGTCCCTATCCAGGACATTCTTTGCGGATAAAAACTACAGTACCATGGTGAAGTTGGGCTATCAAGGGTGGCTAAAAACTCAGGATCTGGCTGTCCATCGCATTATTCCCATGACCAGGGCATTCGATGAAAATCAACCCAGCACGAGACCCCCTAGTATCCGTGGCAATTATGCACGAATTTTCGATGAGCAGATCGGGACACGTAACAATGAGGTGATCTATTACCCGAGCCGATTGGGTGGGAATATTTATGACGGAAGCATGAAGTCCCATTCCGCCTACCTCATGTTCGATCAGCAATTGTTTCGCAAACTCCGTTTGGTGTATGGTGTCCGGATGGAATATTTCAACTTGAGCAACAGGCAGGAAGAGCTCTTCATTCGGACATTTGGAGAGGAAAACTTGACCAATTCTAAATTCAACTACCAATTGACCGTCGGGGAAAAGGACACCCGCTTCCTGCCATCGGTCAACCTCACCTACAGCCTTACGGATAAGCTCAATTTCCGAACATCGTATGCAAAGACGGCCATCCGTCCTGATTTCCGGGAAACGTCCTATTTCGGTTTTTACGATTATATCTTGGATGGTGTGATTTCTGGTGAGAAGGTGGTGACCACGTTAATCGACAATGTCGATGCCCGCTTGGAATGGTACCCGAGTCCCGGTGAAGCGATTACACTTACCGCCTACTTCAAACATTTGGATAAACCCATTGAATTGACCATGCGTGACCAGCGCACGGACCAGTATGTATTTGCCAACATGCAATCTGCTCGCGTGCGCGGGCTGGAAATGGAGGTACGCAAGAATTTCGGTTTCCTGGGCGGAAGCCCGTGGTTGGAAAACCTATTTGTTCAGGCGAACGGCACGTTGATCAAATCAAGTGTAGATGTCCTCTCAGCATGGCTGTGGCGAAATGTGGATTCCGGAGAAGTTGTCAGGAGGCAGGAGCGGATGCCAACGCAGGATCGGCCTTTGGTAGGGCAGTCTCCGTGGTTATTGAACCTCGGTCTCGGTTACTGGGGCGACACCTACGGCGCTACGTTAAGCTACAGCCACCGCGGGCCGCGGACAGCCATCATCAGCCAAAGTATCAATAGAGTGGAATTCGAACTGGCGCCCAGAATGGTTGATTTTCAGCTCTATGGCAAATTCTTGAAAAAGAAAGTGGAAGCTCGCCTCAACATGGCCAATCTCCTGAACGAATGGACCCAGTTCTACAGAAATGATTTCTATTACTCCGATGCGGAAGTGGAAAAGCAATTGGAAATAGGCAGCCCAAATCCGCGACGCGGTGATCTGACCTTCAATAAGGAGGACGGTGATACCATGCTCTACCGGAGGCAGGATGGCCAAAGGTTCCATATTTCTTTGATCTATAATTTTTAA
- the msrA gene encoding peptide-methionine (S)-S-oxide reductase MsrA, whose product MKNTIIIAVVLVAGIVLLAFGFSGKKQETDVTNHRESSLNTNKMQKEIYFAGGCFWGTEHFFKLVNGVVSTEVGYANGIVDKPSYQDVTTGKTGFAETVKVVYDPEVIDLDLLIDLFFKTIDPTSLNRQGNDIGTQYRTGIYFTDKNDQALITEKIKGLATSFNSPIVVENEELKNFFDAETYHQDYLDKNPGGYCHIGQDLFEVARKANRD is encoded by the coding sequence ATGAAAAATACAATCATCATCGCCGTAGTCCTGGTCGCAGGGATAGTCCTGTTGGCGTTCGGATTTTCGGGCAAAAAGCAGGAAACTGACGTAACAAACCATAGAGAAAGTTCATTAAACACAAATAAAATGCAGAAGGAAATATATTTTGCCGGAGGATGTTTCTGGGGAACAGAGCATTTCTTCAAATTGGTCAACGGCGTTGTCTCCACGGAAGTGGGCTATGCCAATGGTATCGTGGACAAACCATCCTACCAGGATGTAACCACCGGAAAGACAGGATTTGCAGAAACCGTAAAAGTAGTCTATGATCCTGAAGTAATCGATCTGGACCTCCTGATCGACCTGTTCTTCAAGACCATCGATCCAACCAGCCTGAACAGACAGGGAAATGATATCGGCACCCAATACCGCACGGGAATCTACTTCACCGACAAAAATGACCAAGCCCTGATCACAGAGAAAATCAAAGGATTGGCAACTTCATTTAACAGCCCAATCGTGGTTGAAAATGAAGAACTTAAGAATTTCTTTGACGCAGAGACGTATCATCAGGATTATTTGGACAAGAACCCAGGAGGGTACTGCCATATCGGCCAGGATTTGTTTGAGGTGGCTCGGAAAGCGAATCGGGATTAG
- a CDS encoding REP-associated tyrosine transposase encodes MSNKYKFNGRNLIYFVTITVVYWIDVFTREEYKNIIIESLKHCISEKGLVIHGWVIMTNHLHLIVSAENAIHISNILRDFKKYTANQVLKAIQDNIHESRKSWMLALFKKAGKENTNNVLYQFWIQDSHPIYVDDSKDIYLEKLNYIHQNPVKAGYVRQDHFYKYSSAGDYVGKKGMLPIKFL; translated from the coding sequence ATGAGCAATAAATATAAATTCAATGGCAGGAATCTGATTTATTTTGTGACCATAACTGTTGTTTATTGGATCGATGTTTTTACCCGCGAAGAATATAAAAATATAATCATAGAAAGCTTAAAGCATTGCATAAGCGAAAAAGGACTGGTTATTCATGGATGGGTCATTATGACCAACCACCTCCATCTCATCGTCAGCGCAGAAAATGCCATCCATATTTCGAATATATTACGGGATTTTAAGAAATACACAGCAAATCAGGTGCTCAAAGCGATTCAAGACAATATCCATGAAAGTCGGAAATCCTGGATGCTTGCATTATTTAAAAAAGCGGGGAAGGAAAACACTAATAATGTACTATATCAATTTTGGATTCAGGATAGTCATCCAATCTATGTTGATGATTCAAAGGATATTTATTTAGAAAAACTAAATTATATCCATCAAAATCCCGTAAAAGCTGGTTATGTCAGACAGGATCATTTTTACAAATATTCCAGCGCAGGTGATTATGTAGGTAAAAAAGGAATGTTGCCAATTAAATTTTTGTAG
- a CDS encoding S41 family peptidase, protein MKKLIIFFFAGMVLALCSCKKDEESFAPGSNRAINAWIWETMKKQYYWENTLPGRQRIDQDPQSYFMTLLHPQDRFSTILQNQNSETYGYSFENTFGFDFVQYERSGSWTTLVTLVVPGSQADQLGLSRGDTLLRLNNLNLSQPIQPSIPALLRSNVINLTRKDGKSFAIASAIIAQPVIYRHAVLEHDHRKYGYLNISHFDFSGGYALLGAIEGFRANGVSELILDLRHNPGGQVSFSAFCALLFTKVKPADVFVEMRGNRKVGMRQLSFDAALQNQPDGYRFRSADLKAKSLNLSRIFILSSGQTASAAELLINNLKPYIDVRQIGQTTMGKDMGSSSVKSPPEVSGKESYNWVLHPLVYKLYNQQGHGDYSTGISPNTLLDEYASDRIFPFGDPQDPMVRAVLEGKVLRGDAGKRSEGKGRVVYERDFVRAMVF, encoded by the coding sequence ATGAAAAAGCTGATTATTTTTTTCTTTGCCGGTATGGTTCTAGCCCTTTGCTCCTGCAAGAAGGATGAGGAGTCCTTTGCCCCAGGCAGCAACCGCGCCATCAATGCGTGGATCTGGGAGACCATGAAAAAACAGTATTATTGGGAGAACACACTGCCCGGGCGACAGCGCATCGACCAGGACCCGCAGAGCTACTTTATGACGCTCCTGCATCCTCAAGATCGGTTTTCAACCATCCTACAGAACCAGAATAGCGAGACGTACGGATACAGTTTCGAGAATACCTTCGGCTTCGATTTCGTGCAGTACGAGCGATCCGGCAGTTGGACGACCTTGGTGACGCTGGTTGTCCCTGGCAGCCAGGCGGATCAGCTTGGCCTTAGCCGTGGCGACACCCTGCTCCGCCTGAATAATTTGAACCTTTCCCAACCGATCCAACCATCGATACCTGCGCTCCTGCGCTCGAATGTAATAAACCTGACGCGGAAGGATGGCAAATCGTTTGCTATCGCATCGGCGATAATTGCCCAGCCGGTGATCTATCGCCATGCCGTACTGGAGCATGACCACCGGAAGTACGGGTACCTCAATATCAGCCACTTCGATTTCTCGGGGGGCTATGCCTTGTTGGGTGCCATTGAGGGCTTCCGTGCCAACGGCGTGAGCGAGCTGATCCTGGACCTGCGCCACAACCCGGGTGGGCAAGTTTCCTTTTCGGCATTCTGCGCACTGCTCTTCACCAAGGTGAAACCGGCGGATGTATTCGTGGAAATGCGCGGCAACAGAAAGGTCGGCATGCGCCAGTTGTCCTTCGACGCTGCCCTCCAGAATCAGCCCGATGGCTACAGGTTCCGCTCGGCCGACCTGAAAGCCAAGTCCTTGAACCTCTCCCGGATCTTTATCCTCAGCAGCGGCCAGACGGCCTCCGCAGCAGAACTGCTCATCAACAACCTGAAGCCTTACATCGATGTCCGGCAAATCGGCCAGACGACCATGGGTAAGGACATGGGCAGCAGTAGTGTTAAATCCCCGCCGGAAGTCTCCGGCAAGGAGTCCTACAATTGGGTGCTGCACCCCCTGGTATACAAGCTGTACAACCAACAGGGCCACGGCGACTATAGCACCGGCATCTCCCCGAACACCCTGCTGGATGAATACGCCAGCGACCGGATCTTTCCCTTCGGTGATCCGCAAGATCCGATGGTGCGCGCGGTTTTGGAAGGGAAAGTGTTGCGTGGAGATGCGGGAAAGAGGTCGGAAGGGAAAGGAAGGGTTGTTTATGAGCGGGATTTTGTGAGGGCGATGGTTTTTTAG
- a CDS encoding RNA polymerase sigma factor, which translates to MTNLHVTSVRDRQDRVLFVQIYEQYADELYIHIVKRVSCSAVAQDILQELFLQFWTRRTAWPEGEELRKYLFGAARYKVIDHYAELKQRAQFSNQLKQHMSNDSQSLNNVHETYRHLEALIEQELDAMSKNMRMVFLMRSNSYSNAEIAELLNLSEQTVKNNYNQAKQRIQRCLSDQNLQNNRYYTLLFPHLALIHWMLEHPPVHPCG; encoded by the coding sequence ATGACGAATCTTCACGTAACTTCCGTTCGCGACCGGCAGGACAGGGTCCTGTTCGTCCAGATTTATGAGCAATACGCCGATGAACTGTACATCCATATCGTCAAGCGCGTATCTTGCTCGGCAGTCGCGCAGGACATTTTGCAGGAACTATTCCTGCAGTTTTGGACCCGCAGGACGGCCTGGCCGGAGGGGGAGGAGCTTCGCAAATATCTCTTTGGCGCAGCCAGGTATAAAGTGATCGACCATTATGCGGAACTGAAACAGCGAGCCCAATTCTCCAACCAATTGAAGCAGCACATGTCGAACGATTCGCAATCCCTGAACAATGTCCATGAGACCTACCGCCACCTGGAAGCATTGATCGAACAGGAGCTGGACGCGATGTCCAAGAACATGCGCATGGTATTTTTAATGCGCAGCAACAGCTACAGCAATGCCGAGATTGCCGAGCTGCTCAACCTATCCGAGCAGACCGTCAAAAACAATTACAATCAAGCAAAACAACGGATACAACGTTGCCTATCGGATCAGAATCTTCAGAATAACCGCTATTACACCTTGCTCTTTCCCCACCTTGCGCTCATCCATTGGATGCTGGAACATCCACCGGTTCACCCATGCGGATAG
- the leuS gene encoding leucine--tRNA ligase, with protein MEYTHQSIEQKWQKFWADQQTYKTSESTDKPKYYVLDMFPYPSGAGLHVGHPLGYIASDIFARYKRLKGFNVLHPMGYDSFGLPAEQYAIQTGQHPAITTAANIKRYREQLDNIGFSFDWSREVRTSEPEYYRWTQWIFMQLFNAWYNTDTDRAESIDTLVAKFEENGSAGIHAVADDDTQEFTAAAWKNFTEAEQQRELLKYRLAFLRESTVNWCPALGTVLANDEVINGVSERGGFPVEQKKMMQWSMRITAYADRLLRGLDTIDWPEPLVEMQRNWIGKSVGASVKFPVPQLEENIEVFTTRVDTIFGVSFVVLAPEHELVTALTTADQKATVEAYIEKTAKKSELDRMADAKTVSGAFTGSYAKHPITGEDVQIWIADYVLASYGTGAVMAVPSGDQRDYLFAKHFNLPIVPISDTQNIEEQADPNKDGKYINSDFINGMTYQEAVPALIERLESLKLGKAKINFRMRDAIFGRQRYWGEPVPVYFKDGLPYLIKEEELPLLLPEVDKYLPTETGEPPLGRAENWKYQDQYEYELSTMPGWAGSSWYWFRYMDPKNEGYFASPEAVAYWKSVDLYIGGSEHATGHLLYARFCNKFLKDLGFHNEEEPFKKLINQGMIQGRSNFVYRVLDNEGRGTNQFVSLGLKDQYQVNPLHVDVNIVQNDILDLEKFKASRPDYADAEFILENGKYICGTEVEKMSKSKFNVVNPDDIIEQYGADTLRLYEMFLGPLEQAKPWNTNGIEGVYKFLRKVWRLFHDAEGNFHVSDEEPTKAEYKALHKIIKKVEEDIERFSFNTSVSAFMICVNELTDLKTNKRKILQDLLVVLQPYAPHITEELWSQLGNPAGSISYATFPTFNPEYLVESEFAYPVSINGKMKMNLPLALDLDQAAVETIVKENPEVQRLLDGKAIKKMIFVKGKIINIVV; from the coding sequence ATGGAGTATACGCATCAATCTATCGAGCAGAAATGGCAAAAGTTTTGGGCTGATCAACAGACCTATAAAACTTCGGAATCAACGGACAAGCCAAAATATTATGTTTTGGATATGTTTCCATACCCTTCGGGGGCAGGTTTACACGTTGGCCATCCGCTCGGATACATCGCTTCCGATATCTTTGCACGCTATAAGCGATTGAAAGGCTTTAATGTATTGCATCCCATGGGCTATGATTCCTTTGGCCTACCGGCAGAGCAATATGCCATCCAGACGGGACAGCATCCGGCTATCACCACAGCGGCCAATATCAAGAGATACCGCGAGCAACTGGACAATATCGGTTTTTCATTCGATTGGTCCCGCGAGGTGCGGACCTCCGAACCGGAATATTACCGCTGGACCCAATGGATCTTCATGCAGCTGTTCAATGCCTGGTACAACACCGATACCGACAGGGCGGAATCGATCGATACCTTGGTGGCGAAATTTGAAGAAAATGGTTCTGCAGGCATTCATGCCGTGGCAGATGATGATACCCAAGAATTTACTGCTGCTGCTTGGAAGAACTTCACGGAAGCGGAACAGCAACGCGAATTATTGAAATACCGATTGGCCTTCCTGCGGGAGAGTACCGTAAATTGGTGCCCTGCATTGGGAACGGTTTTAGCGAACGATGAAGTGATCAACGGTGTGTCGGAACGCGGCGGATTCCCTGTGGAGCAGAAGAAAATGATGCAGTGGTCCATGCGCATTACGGCCTACGCCGATCGCCTCCTTCGTGGCTTGGATACCATCGATTGGCCAGAGCCTTTGGTGGAAATGCAACGCAACTGGATCGGGAAATCCGTAGGGGCAAGTGTCAAATTCCCTGTGCCGCAGCTGGAGGAAAACATCGAAGTGTTCACCACCCGCGTGGATACGATCTTCGGTGTCAGCTTTGTGGTTTTGGCGCCTGAACATGAGTTAGTAACTGCTTTAACAACAGCTGATCAAAAAGCTACAGTTGAGGCCTATATAGAAAAAACAGCGAAGAAATCCGAACTGGATCGGATGGCGGATGCGAAGACCGTTTCAGGTGCCTTTACTGGTTCCTATGCGAAGCACCCCATCACCGGTGAAGATGTACAGATCTGGATTGCCGATTATGTACTGGCCAGCTATGGTACAGGTGCCGTTATGGCCGTGCCTTCGGGTGACCAGCGCGATTACCTATTCGCAAAGCATTTCAATCTTCCGATCGTTCCGATCTCCGATACACAGAATATCGAAGAACAGGCCGACCCAAACAAGGACGGAAAGTACATCAATTCCGATTTCATCAATGGCATGACCTACCAGGAGGCTGTTCCGGCACTGATTGAACGCTTGGAATCCCTGAAGTTGGGTAAAGCGAAGATCAACTTCCGTATGCGTGATGCCATCTTCGGCAGACAGCGCTACTGGGGAGAACCCGTTCCGGTGTATTTCAAGGATGGATTGCCATACCTGATCAAAGAAGAAGAGTTGCCGTTGTTATTACCAGAAGTCGACAAATACTTGCCGACAGAAACAGGGGAGCCACCATTGGGACGTGCCGAAAACTGGAAATATCAAGATCAATACGAATACGAGCTGAGCACCATGCCGGGCTGGGCAGGATCTTCATGGTACTGGTTCCGCTACATGGACCCAAAAAATGAAGGCTACTTTGCCTCCCCAGAAGCGGTAGCCTATTGGAAGTCCGTCGATCTATACATCGGTGGTTCTGAGCACGCTACAGGCCACTTGCTCTACGCACGCTTCTGTAATAAATTTCTAAAGGATCTCGGATTTCATAATGAAGAAGAACCGTTCAAGAAACTGATCAATCAAGGGATGATCCAAGGGCGTTCGAACTTCGTATACCGCGTATTGGATAACGAAGGCCGCGGCACCAACCAATTCGTATCCCTGGGTTTAAAGGATCAATATCAGGTCAATCCATTGCATGTCGATGTCAATATCGTGCAGAATGACATACTGGATCTGGAGAAATTCAAAGCATCACGTCCGGATTATGCGGATGCGGAATTCATCCTGGAAAACGGAAAATACATCTGTGGTACAGAGGTAGAGAAGATGTCAAAATCCAAGTTCAACGTCGTGAATCCAGATGACATCATCGAACAGTATGGTGCAGATACCCTGCGTCTATACGAAATGTTCTTGGGACCATTGGAACAGGCAAAACCTTGGAACACAAACGGTATTGAAGGGGTATATAAATTCTTACGTAAGGTATGGCGTCTCTTCCACGATGCCGAAGGAAACTTCCATGTATCCGATGAAGAACCTACCAAAGCGGAATATAAAGCCTTGCATAAGATCATCAAAAAGGTCGAAGAGGATATTGAGCGTTTCTCGTTCAATACGTCGGTATCCGCATTCATGATCTGTGTCAATGAATTGACGGACCTGAAGACAAATAAGCGCAAGATCCTTCAGGACCTATTGGTTGTACTGCAACCGTATGCACCGCACATAACAGAAGAGTTGTGGTCGCAATTGGGAAATCCGGCAGGGTCCATTTCCTATGCAACCTTTCCAACCTTCAATCCGGAATATCTGGTAGAAAGTGAATTCGCCTATCCGGTGTCCATCAACGGTAAGATGAAGATGAACCTGCCATTGGCGTTGGACCTGGATCAAGCCGCAGTGGAGACGATCGTCAAGGAAAATCCCGAAGTGCAGCGCCTTTTGGATGGGAAAGCCATCAAAAAAATGATTTTTGTCAAAGGAAAGATCATTAATATCGTGGTCTAA